One genomic region from Natrinema sp. DC36 encodes:
- a CDS encoding universal stress protein, whose translation MYRNILIPTDGSAASETALDHGMEIASSMGATAHILYVVDVGTEMSASGVGDIADDLSETLDEEAKEALDQSEKMADKAGVTSERAVLEGFPEDAIRQYSADNEIDLIVVGESEDSTLTEQLFGSTTEDVLESVTTSVLVARA comes from the coding sequence GTGTACCGTAACATCCTGATCCCGACGGATGGATCTGCTGCGAGCGAAACAGCATTGGATCACGGAATGGAGATTGCATCGAGTATGGGAGCTACGGCGCATATCCTATACGTAGTGGATGTCGGAACGGAGATGTCCGCATCCGGTGTTGGGGATATTGCGGATGATCTCAGCGAAACACTCGATGAGGAAGCGAAAGAGGCACTCGATCAGTCCGAAAAGATGGCTGATAAAGCCGGCGTTACGTCCGAACGAGCCGTTCTCGAAGGATTTCCGGAAGACGCAATACGCCAGTATAGCGCTGATAATGAGATTGACCTTATCGTAGTCGGGGAAAGCGAGGATTCGACCCTCACCGAACAACTCTTCGGTAGCACGACAGAGGACGTTCTCGAATCGGTAACGACCTCCGTTTTGGTCGCTCGGGCATGA
- a CDS encoding recombinase family protein has product MSRAAAFIRKSQGSDDDVSLELQRERVPEFAEQLADEIDVIDLGIHTGFSVHMKAANEERIDANPEIKTLLEALCGGEYDYLVAWDDTRLARDQFYWELKRAAVLGDCLFEFVEDPPVDELTFRVQRAVESDVKRREIKKSQAAMDAREQRGDDHGRPPFGLCYDEDGRRWIPDRESGEFATALEVIRLRETGRSWRKIADETGVNRSTARGIYDRRDRYLEEAETGIVA; this is encoded by the coding sequence ATGAGTAGAGCCGCCGCGTTCATCCGCAAGTCGCAAGGGAGTGACGATGACGTCTCCCTTGAGTTGCAGCGCGAACGTGTCCCGGAGTTCGCGGAGCAGTTGGCCGACGAGATCGACGTGATCGACCTCGGCATTCATACCGGATTCAGCGTACATATGAAAGCCGCCAACGAGGAACGGATCGACGCGAACCCGGAAATAAAGACATTACTCGAGGCACTCTGCGGCGGTGAATACGACTACCTCGTCGCATGGGACGATACGCGCCTGGCCCGTGACCAATTCTACTGGGAACTAAAACGGGCGGCTGTCCTCGGCGACTGTCTGTTCGAGTTTGTCGAGGACCCACCGGTGGACGAACTCACCTTTCGAGTCCAGAGAGCCGTCGAGAGCGACGTCAAACGCCGGGAGATAAAGAAATCCCAGGCCGCGATGGATGCCCGTGAACAGCGTGGGGACGACCACGGACGTCCGCCCTTCGGCCTCTGCTACGACGAGGACGGCAGACGGTGGATCCCCGATCGCGAGAGTGGGGAGTTCGCGACCGCCCTCGAAGTGATCCGACTTCGAGAAACTGGCCGTTCATGGAGAAAAATTGCTGACGAAACGGGTGTGAACCGATCAACCGCCCGCGGAATCTACGATCGGCGAGACCGCTACCTCGAAGAAGCCGAAACCGGAATAGTAGCATAA
- a CDS encoding phosphate uptake regulator PhoU: MSIPGEWAAENDIEAGNTVYLYTHLDGSLVVRRREKEQSELADIEAKLDNHDTSAMRRTFHAAYTAGFDRITLQASDQLTKDQQRAITAGARELTGVEIVEQTETSITAQVLLSSRDISVRQSLLRLRSIALSMHEAAMAAFAGETDEVEHIFQRDDEAGRVFQLIMRHFNRSLQDFEDLDQLDITRPQLFRYFFIAQQLERVADHAAKIADLVIQMETPIEDELLAEVVALGEDARQVVHSASDAVINTSSTESAHSALNLRDRVIERATDIDHALLDQTPDEAYIITQILDSLKRTAKCGGNIAEVALQNSIAPTVEQTHSTRQI, translated from the coding sequence GTGTCAATTCCCGGCGAGTGGGCAGCTGAAAACGATATCGAGGCGGGCAATACCGTCTACCTCTATACGCACCTCGATGGGTCTCTGGTCGTACGGCGTCGTGAAAAAGAGCAAAGTGAACTAGCGGACATCGAAGCTAAGCTTGATAATCACGATACTTCGGCAATGAGACGAACGTTTCATGCGGCGTACACTGCCGGATTTGATCGCATAACGCTCCAGGCCTCGGATCAACTCACCAAGGATCAGCAGCGAGCCATCACTGCGGGTGCGAGAGAGCTAACTGGCGTTGAAATAGTTGAACAAACAGAGACATCCATAACCGCACAGGTACTATTAAGCTCTCGAGATATTTCTGTTCGACAATCTCTTCTCCGTCTTCGTTCTATTGCTCTTTCGATGCACGAGGCAGCGATGGCTGCCTTCGCGGGAGAAACAGATGAAGTCGAGCATATATTCCAGCGAGATGACGAAGCGGGTCGCGTGTTTCAGTTGATAATGCGTCATTTCAATCGGTCACTGCAGGATTTTGAGGACCTCGACCAGCTTGATATCACCCGTCCGCAACTATTTAGATATTTTTTCATTGCTCAACAACTGGAGCGAGTCGCTGATCACGCTGCCAAGATTGCTGATCTTGTAATCCAGATGGAGACGCCGATTGAAGACGAACTTTTAGCAGAGGTTGTTGCACTAGGAGAGGATGCTCGTCAGGTTGTTCACTCCGCATCAGACGCAGTAATTAATACTTCCTCGACTGAATCGGCCCATTCTGCCCTCAATCTACGTGATCGCGTCATTGAACGAGCGACCGATATTGATCACGCTCTCCTAGACCAAACTCCAGACGAAGCCTATATAATAACGCAGATTCTCGATAGTTTGAAGCGGACTGCAAAGTGTGGCGGCAACATTGCAGAGGTAGCTCTTCAGAATTCAATAGCACCCACTGTAGAACAGACCCATTCTACGAGACAGATCTGA
- the phoU gene encoding phosphate signaling complex protein PhoU: MPRREYQESLEELRTDVQEMGELVLSRFERSMYALEHTDTDVARAVIDGDDEINQRYLDLESECIDLFALQQPVASDLRFVAASFKILTDLVRIRDLATNLGHYTLAADHQYDTDIDLSDIGADAHTLVADAVEAYVAEDAAACYRIAEHDDEIDALCHSASERVVRDLIEQQASDGEGSPWDVELVMDDVSRLLLTIRDLERAADHGVNIAARTLYLVESNPELIY, encoded by the coding sequence ATGCCACGTCGTGAGTACCAAGAGTCCCTCGAGGAACTCCGGACGGACGTCCAAGAGATGGGGGAACTAGTATTGTCCAGATTCGAACGGAGTATGTACGCCCTCGAACACACGGACACCGACGTTGCCAGAGCCGTTATCGACGGTGATGACGAGATCAATCAGCGCTATCTCGATCTCGAATCGGAGTGTATCGACCTCTTTGCTCTCCAGCAACCGGTCGCGAGTGACCTGCGGTTTGTCGCGGCCTCGTTCAAGATTCTCACCGATCTCGTGCGCATCAGGGATCTGGCGACGAACCTGGGGCACTATACGCTGGCAGCGGACCACCAGTACGACACGGACATCGATCTGTCCGATATCGGTGCGGATGCCCACACGCTGGTCGCCGACGCGGTCGAAGCGTACGTCGCGGAGGATGCGGCTGCGTGTTATCGAATCGCCGAACATGACGACGAGATTGATGCGCTCTGTCACAGTGCGAGCGAACGCGTCGTTCGCGACCTCATCGAACAGCAGGCATCCGACGGGGAGGGGAGTCCCTGGGATGTCGAACTGGTGATGGACGACGTGTCACGATTACTGCTCACGATTCGAGACCTCGAACGTGCCGCCGACCATGGAGTAAATATCGCCGCGAGAACCCTCTATCTGGTCGAAAGTAACCCGGAACTCATCTACTGA
- a CDS encoding SHOCT domain-containing protein, with protein MGSHHWLYFGGFVITGILLIGVGLVGILDALSVLSEGVSYSEEFVLLAMLGEAAEWIVVGLILGLFAVTFLAAAIISILRRASLPRDDRLVSLVEWLERKYPLLRQFDVTEKLEPTTEDRRQQLKEQYVAGEISEEAFEREMAQLMDTTFNSKSQSKNETTIEIEDES; from the coding sequence ATGGGTTCCCATCACTGGCTGTATTTCGGTGGATTCGTGATAACTGGTATTTTGTTGATTGGTGTCGGCTTGGTGGGGATACTGGACGCTCTATCGGTGCTATCCGAAGGAGTGTCTTATAGCGAAGAATTCGTTTTATTGGCGATGCTTGGGGAAGCAGCTGAATGGATCGTGGTCGGGCTTATCCTTGGACTGTTTGCAGTGACGTTTCTCGCTGCGGCTATTATCTCTATCCTTCGGAGAGCGTCACTCCCTCGTGACGATCGGCTAGTCTCTCTTGTTGAGTGGCTCGAGCGAAAGTACCCCCTCCTGCGTCAATTCGATGTCACAGAAAAACTCGAGCCGACGACTGAAGACCGGAGACAACAGCTCAAAGAACAGTACGTTGCGGGCGAGATTAGCGAAGAAGCGTTTGAACGTGAGATGGCTCAGTTGATGGATACCACCTTCAATTCAAAATCACAGTCTAAAAACGAGACCACCATCGAGATAGAGGACGAGTCGTAA
- a CDS encoding sodium:calcium antiporter produces MIVGEILPDIPVVNVLVIVVATGFIWLGSGWLEESAEHLSAYYGLPAVVQGSVVVAVGSSFPELSSVVFTALAGTFNMGVGAIVGSAIFNILVIPALSGISSDGHLETNRTIVYKEAQFYMIAVSALIVTFALAVIYVPVPDGPALAGRLTRPLALLPLLLYGLYIFIQWQDVSDHEAADATNEISISRKWGQLSASLIVILIAVEQLVGSVESLSHTFGIPEFLAGVTIIAAATSLPDMIVSVRAAKADKGITSLGNVLGSNTFDLLVAIPIGVLIVGSVTIDFAVAVPMLGVLTLATVLLFTILRTDLLITDVEAYMLLFAYGLFVVWILAETIGATHFIKGA; encoded by the coding sequence ATGATCGTCGGTGAAATCCTCCCAGATATCCCAGTCGTCAATGTTCTTGTTATCGTCGTCGCAACAGGCTTTATCTGGCTCGGGAGTGGGTGGCTTGAAGAATCAGCCGAACACCTCTCTGCATACTACGGGCTGCCAGCAGTCGTCCAAGGATCAGTTGTCGTCGCCGTTGGGTCAAGTTTTCCTGAGTTATCGAGCGTCGTGTTCACGGCACTTGCCGGCACATTCAATATGGGTGTTGGCGCAATCGTCGGCTCTGCTATCTTCAACATTCTCGTCATCCCTGCGCTCTCTGGTATCTCCTCTGATGGCCACTTAGAGACGAACCGTACCATCGTCTACAAAGAGGCACAATTCTACATGATTGCGGTCTCCGCACTGATTGTCACGTTCGCACTGGCAGTCATCTATGTTCCTGTTCCCGATGGCCCCGCCCTCGCTGGCCGCCTCACCCGTCCTTTGGCGCTCCTTCCACTCCTCCTGTATGGACTCTACATTTTCATCCAGTGGCAAGATGTCAGCGACCACGAGGCTGCGGATGCCACCAACGAGATTTCCATCAGCCGCAAGTGGGGACAACTCTCCGCCAGCTTGATTGTTATCCTTATCGCTGTCGAACAGCTCGTTGGCAGTGTCGAATCGCTTAGCCACACGTTTGGAATTCCTGAATTCCTTGCCGGTGTCACCATCATTGCGGCGGCAACAAGCCTTCCTGATATGATAGTAAGTGTACGGGCAGCAAAGGCTGACAAGGGCATTACAAGCCTCGGTAATGTCCTCGGATCGAACACATTCGATCTCTTGGTCGCCATTCCAATTGGCGTGCTCATTGTCGGTAGCGTCACCATTGACTTTGCAGTAGCTGTCCCAATGCTTGGCGTGCTAACCCTTGCAACCGTCCTCTTGTTCACAATCCTGCGTACTGATCTCTTGATCACTGATGTGGAGGCCTACATGTTGCTCTTTGCATACGGACTGTTCGTCGTGTGGATTCTCGCTGAAACCATCGGCGCAACCCATTTCATCAAGGGAGCCTAA
- a CDS encoding DICT sensory domain-containing protein, with protein MLITISRYIERLALEQDGGKHRASFQYLSRINDEQGTKTVYERLANSSTNVHIYGIPDWNPPSEVNFTIHSGRNTDFRNVWFVMHIPDDKSLRYAALVAIQQEPGTWDGVWTYDENRVRAINHYIERNL; from the coding sequence TTGCTCATCACGATCTCTCGGTACATCGAGCGACTCGCGCTGGAACAGGATGGTGGGAAACACCGGGCATCATTCCAATACCTCTCACGCATCAACGACGAACAGGGCACCAAAACCGTCTATGAGCGGTTAGCTAATTCTTCCACGAACGTACATATCTACGGAATACCCGACTGGAACCCACCATCGGAGGTAAATTTCACGATACATAGTGGGCGGAACACCGATTTTCGCAATGTATGGTTTGTTATGCATATCCCTGACGACAAGTCACTCCGCTACGCTGCGCTCGTCGCTATCCAACAAGAACCCGGAACGTGGGATGGTGTCTGGACATACGACGAAAACCGTGTGCGAGCGATCAATCACTACATTGAACGCAACCTATAG
- a CDS encoding ABC transporter ATP-binding protein: MPSIQTNGLTKQFGDSTVAVDDLTLSIEKGEIFGFLGPNGAGKSTTINMLLDFIRPTEGSAQILGMDAQKETAAIRERIGVLPEGYEFDNYLTGREYIEWTIETKAADDDPDEILDTVGIRDDAARKASSYSTGMQQRLAFGMALVNDPDLLILDEPSAGLDPNGIQRMRSLIRERADNGTTVFFSSHLLSEVQAVCDRVGVMSEGKLVAMDTIGELRKKAGGRESIELECATQPTTDAVDDLTDVSEVLIEGTTLTAYCADPAVKADVVRQVDDQADVVDISIDETSLEDLFNQYTSGGRDGMAQEEADTESNEVPV; this comes from the coding sequence ATGCCCTCCATCCAGACGAACGGATTAACGAAACAATTCGGCGATAGCACGGTCGCTGTTGATGATCTCACCCTTTCTATTGAGAAAGGAGAGATATTCGGTTTTCTCGGTCCTAACGGAGCTGGAAAATCAACAACGATCAACATGTTACTCGACTTTATCCGGCCAACAGAAGGATCTGCACAGATCCTCGGAATGGACGCCCAAAAAGAAACTGCCGCGATCCGCGAACGCATCGGTGTCCTTCCGGAAGGGTACGAGTTTGACAATTACCTGACTGGCCGTGAATACATCGAGTGGACGATCGAGACGAAAGCAGCTGATGATGATCCTGACGAGATACTCGATACTGTCGGTATCCGTGACGACGCAGCCCGAAAAGCTTCCAGTTATTCCACGGGAATGCAACAGCGTCTTGCCTTCGGAATGGCCCTGGTCAACGATCCCGATCTCCTCATCCTCGATGAACCCTCCGCAGGACTGGACCCCAATGGAATCCAACGCATGCGCTCATTGATTCGTGAGCGGGCTGATAACGGAACAACCGTGTTCTTTTCGAGCCATCTTCTCTCGGAGGTCCAAGCGGTCTGCGATCGAGTTGGCGTCATGAGTGAAGGGAAACTTGTAGCGATGGACACGATAGGAGAACTCCGAAAGAAGGCAGGCGGCCGTGAGAGCATCGAACTGGAGTGTGCAACGCAGCCGACGACAGATGCTGTCGACGATCTTACCGACGTCAGTGAGGTACTCATTGAGGGAACAACGCTGACCGCGTACTGTGCTGATCCAGCGGTCAAGGCCGATGTAGTCAGACAGGTTGACGACCAGGCCGATGTCGTGGACATCTCTATCGATGAGACGTCGCTTGAAGACCTATTCAACCAGTATACTAGCGGGGGTCGTGACGGAATGGCTCAGGAAGAGGCGGACACTGAGTCCAATGAGGTGCCAGTATGA
- a CDS encoding ABC transporter permease subunit, whose product MTWLTVAKKDFKGARRSQSLWAAAVLLGLIGVLLAYVNQAYRQTEVEAVQGMFRTLTQILAVLLPIIALTATYMAIAGEREGGGIKFLLSLPNTRRDVFTGKLLSRLAIVASGVVFMYIAASSVSLTKHGVFPIGVIAGTLLLTILYGSVFVSIAVAVSAAAASRSRAIANALAAYFVLVILYVFPVIQVKTLVRGIHTSILGMESNPDLYNAVQYTSPFLAYQKAINLVVPDRLEQQLFRDSATNLGGDTPMRATNVDLNLPVYLTDEFSLVILAFWLVVPLLVGFWAFKRADLE is encoded by the coding sequence ATGACCTGGCTCACTGTCGCAAAAAAGGACTTTAAGGGAGCACGGCGATCCCAGTCACTCTGGGCTGCTGCCGTCCTACTTGGACTGATTGGCGTGTTACTGGCCTACGTCAACCAAGCCTACAGGCAAACCGAGGTAGAGGCTGTCCAAGGCATGTTCCGAACGTTGACACAGATACTGGCAGTCCTGCTGCCTATCATTGCGTTGACTGCGACGTACATGGCCATCGCTGGGGAACGTGAGGGTGGCGGGATCAAGTTCTTACTTTCCCTACCAAACACCCGACGGGACGTCTTCACTGGAAAGCTTTTAAGCCGACTAGCCATCGTTGCATCAGGAGTTGTCTTCATGTATATCGCTGCTAGTAGCGTTTCACTGACGAAACACGGTGTGTTCCCTATCGGCGTTATCGCCGGAACCCTCCTACTGACGATTCTCTATGGGTCAGTGTTTGTCAGTATTGCTGTCGCAGTATCAGCAGCCGCAGCCTCTCGAAGCCGCGCTATCGCCAATGCACTTGCTGCATATTTTGTCTTGGTCATTCTCTACGTGTTCCCTGTGATCCAGGTCAAAACCTTGGTTCGAGGAATTCACACGTCGATACTGGGAATGGAGAGCAATCCAGATCTCTATAACGCTGTCCAGTACACGAGTCCGTTCCTCGCATATCAGAAAGCGATCAATCTCGTGGTGCCCGATCGGTTAGAACAGCAATTGTTCCGTGACAGCGCTACGAATCTGGGCGGAGACACACCTATGCGGGCAACCAACGTCGACCTTAACCTGCCGGTATACCTGACTGATGAGTTCTCGCTTGTCATTTTAGCGTTCTGGCTTGTTGTCCCGCTTCTCGTCGGGTTCTGGGCGTTCAAACGAGCCGACTTAGAGTGA
- a CDS encoding ABC transporter ATP-binding protein, protein MNEYPAISADGLTKRYGDTVAVSDLDLAIPSGSIYGFLGPNGAGKTTTMQMLTTLTQPTSGSASINGTPITDRTAMTRQIGYLPEARQLYYHLTAFEQLDLAAGLRDLPESQVTARIEALLDRLDLREDADTRISDYSKGMRQKTAFIQAILHEPAVVFLDEPTAGLDPRAARTLREMIAELADGGTTVFLSTHILPIVEDVADTVGVLYEGELVAEGTPTDLTNRAEAGDHQTLEEVFLDLTSDESDHVEADEHD, encoded by the coding sequence ATGAACGAATATCCCGCCATCTCCGCGGACGGCCTGACGAAACGGTATGGGGATACTGTCGCTGTCAGTGACCTCGATCTGGCCATTCCGAGCGGGTCGATTTACGGGTTTCTCGGTCCGAATGGTGCGGGGAAGACGACGACGATGCAGATGCTGACGACGCTCACTCAACCGACCAGCGGGAGCGCGTCCATCAATGGGACACCGATTACCGACCGGACGGCAATGACACGCCAAATTGGCTACCTTCCCGAAGCACGACAGCTCTACTATCATCTCACGGCGTTCGAACAACTTGACCTCGCGGCTGGCCTACGCGACCTCCCGGAATCACAGGTAACTGCCCGCATTGAAGCGCTCCTTGATCGTCTGGATCTCCGCGAGGATGCAGACACCCGTATTTCGGACTATTCGAAGGGTATGCGGCAGAAAACCGCATTTATCCAGGCAATCCTTCATGAGCCCGCGGTCGTGTTCCTTGACGAACCGACCGCGGGCCTTGATCCACGGGCCGCACGCACACTCCGTGAGATGATCGCCGAACTCGCAGACGGAGGCACGACAGTGTTTCTCTCCACCCACATCTTACCGATTGTCGAGGACGTTGCTGACACGGTCGGCGTGCTGTACGAGGGCGAGCTCGTAGCGGAAGGCACACCAACAGACCTCACGAACCGCGCAGAGGCCGGAGACCATCAGACACTCGAAGAGGTGTTCCTTGACCTGACGAGCGACGAATCCGACCACGTGGAGGCGGATGAGCATGACTGA
- a CDS encoding FG-GAP repeat protein, translating to MVRDGQTRRTVLGCLASGTLASIGGCLQVFSENGTSPKSEGESWKTVSPKPFTAVSKSRSPVATLGGSDRPESFGQVVATTGDTVFVGVPQAAPDGVKKAGTVAVFNELESGWEQTATLTGQKHKYDYFGGQIAASGSTLLVGNEYNYSGTSRIPVSVFERSNGDGWQLTTELTERVYIESMTVDGDTAVLQTSDSDGLVDVFERESGEWGQRQTLSVDNREDGRVVRSVATDGQTILVGAPPKSGPKRRRARSGVVHVFSRSSGTWRHRTTLSGATGRDHFGWSVSVADGRALIGDYINDTTYVFDLSDGRWSREQMYTATNGDSHQYFGNTVAVDGGTLLVGAPYAQFGDSVGAVYKLDQPSSTNDPRGTYFTAPDTSEQFGDAIAATNGTTIVAGRYSERGLVYIYE from the coding sequence ATGGTGAGAGACGGGCAAACGAGGCGGACAGTCCTGGGATGTCTCGCAAGCGGAACGCTCGCTAGCATAGGTGGCTGTCTGCAGGTGTTCTCGGAGAACGGAACCAGCCCTAAATCCGAAGGCGAAAGCTGGAAGACTGTCTCGCCAAAGCCGTTCACCGCGGTTTCCAAATCTCGCTCTCCGGTAGCCACACTCGGCGGCTCCGATCGACCGGAGTCTTTCGGGCAGGTAGTCGCTACGACGGGCGATACTGTCTTCGTCGGTGTGCCCCAAGCTGCTCCCGATGGCGTCAAAAAAGCCGGAACTGTGGCCGTCTTTAATGAATTGGAGAGTGGATGGGAGCAGACAGCGACGCTGACTGGTCAGAAACATAAATACGACTATTTCGGAGGACAGATCGCAGCCAGCGGGTCGACGCTGCTGGTCGGCAACGAGTACAACTACTCGGGGACGTCGCGAATCCCCGTATCGGTGTTCGAGCGATCGAACGGTGACGGCTGGCAACTGACGACGGAGCTAACCGAGCGCGTCTACATCGAATCGATGACGGTGGACGGTGATACGGCCGTCCTGCAGACATCAGACAGCGACGGGCTCGTAGATGTCTTCGAGCGCGAAAGCGGGGAATGGGGACAGCGACAGACGCTGTCCGTTGATAATCGAGAAGACGGACGGGTCGTCAGATCAGTCGCGACTGATGGCCAGACGATACTGGTTGGAGCGCCACCGAAGTCAGGGCCGAAGCGTCGACGCGCCAGATCTGGCGTCGTTCACGTCTTCAGCCGATCGAGCGGTACCTGGAGGCATCGGACGACCCTCTCCGGAGCGACAGGGAGGGATCATTTCGGCTGGTCGGTCTCGGTGGCCGATGGGAGGGCATTGATCGGCGATTACATCAATGATACAACGTACGTATTCGACCTCTCAGATGGACGATGGTCTCGCGAGCAGATGTATACTGCGACCAATGGTGATTCGCATCAGTACTTCGGTAACACAGTCGCGGTGGATGGCGGTACGTTGCTGGTCGGCGCACCGTACGCCCAGTTTGGCGACTCGGTCGGTGCGGTTTACAAACTGGATCAGCCGTCTAGTACAAACGACCCGCGAGGAACATATTTCACAGCGCCCGATACGTCCGAACAGTTCGGCGACGCGATAGCGGCCACGAACGGAACGACAATCGTCGCAGGCAGGTATTCTGAGCGAGGACTCGTCTACATCTACGAGTAG
- a CDS encoding transposase gives MAKNNRDTKLSQKASEVIGEDTTWVDLADQLEVDSYRYRDGYPEWHTSTPFRPMFLSYLWATVEKQSPTGIPNRLKEQSELARVFGFDPNDLPSESSFKPVRLEDRFENLERVVKKEADQIRTIAAERGAPIGFDLASNEEQTGDDEEATLSERSIDRLLRKKGKQVLDEMKTVAIPSMQLPRPEDAIYDKEELLVLEAIAAIRRSAANGAGKELGDLKNPEPEIDDPFYEDGPSGETLVEAMKQMTVDEISTVMNFALQKTYTRAKPRLQEFENDNGSRFGVRAKIALDITYVGYYGDRDEMVWVQGAPADKEYDWCHKFATVVIVGKNTHYVVGVCPLGSTEYADTHAYPGKDNSYYIGDVARRLLSIAEGYVDIRTVYADREFHSADVIHTLEAKNLKYVIPSVKDQHRIGPMCEQYDQVKRGYDEPGDTPLYVKEDFPIHGPVKGEVSNTKVYTTVVILPPDEDDDANPRGSPQPFLTNLDVSDEIALDRRLARKEIEQYSDRGAIENSYSSIKQAAAWTTSKEIEVRWFHFAFGCVIYNMWLLVDFLTQDRIGVIETRKKPRISLSRFLNWLDKELVTLI, from the coding sequence ATGGCCAAAAACAACCGAGACACAAAGTTATCCCAGAAAGCGAGCGAAGTAATTGGAGAGGATACAACGTGGGTTGACCTAGCAGATCAGCTGGAAGTTGATTCTTATCGGTATCGGGATGGCTATCCAGAGTGGCATACATCGACGCCGTTCCGCCCCATGTTTCTATCCTACCTCTGGGCGACGGTTGAGAAGCAGTCACCTACGGGGATTCCAAATCGACTCAAGGAGCAATCTGAACTCGCTCGCGTTTTTGGATTCGATCCGAATGATCTTCCCTCTGAAAGTTCGTTCAAGCCGGTTCGACTCGAAGACCGGTTTGAGAATTTGGAACGGGTTGTGAAGAAAGAGGCAGACCAGATTCGTACTATTGCGGCTGAACGCGGTGCCCCGATCGGGTTTGACCTCGCATCCAATGAGGAGCAGACCGGCGATGACGAGGAGGCTACGCTCTCAGAACGGTCCATCGACCGTCTTCTCCGGAAGAAAGGAAAGCAAGTCCTTGACGAGATGAAGACGGTGGCAATTCCATCGATGCAGCTTCCTCGACCGGAGGATGCGATATACGACAAAGAAGAGCTACTTGTGTTGGAGGCCATCGCGGCGATCCGCCGTTCGGCAGCTAATGGTGCCGGAAAGGAACTAGGTGATCTCAAAAACCCTGAGCCAGAGATAGATGATCCGTTCTATGAGGATGGCCCGTCAGGTGAAACGCTGGTAGAGGCCATGAAGCAGATGACGGTCGATGAGATTTCAACAGTGATGAATTTTGCGTTACAAAAGACGTACACGCGAGCGAAACCCCGACTCCAAGAGTTTGAAAATGATAATGGATCGCGGTTCGGCGTGCGAGCGAAGATTGCGCTGGATATCACGTATGTCGGGTACTACGGCGATCGTGATGAGATGGTGTGGGTACAGGGCGCTCCTGCTGACAAAGAGTATGACTGGTGTCACAAATTCGCTACCGTCGTGATTGTCGGGAAAAACACACACTACGTCGTTGGTGTCTGTCCGCTCGGCAGTACTGAGTACGCTGACACGCATGCATACCCCGGGAAAGACAATTCATACTATATTGGTGATGTTGCTCGACGACTGCTTTCGATTGCTGAAGGGTACGTCGACATTCGAACGGTGTATGCCGACCGGGAGTTCCACTCAGCAGATGTAATTCACACACTTGAAGCCAAGAATTTGAAATATGTGATTCCATCGGTGAAAGACCAGCATCGGATCGGTCCCATGTGTGAGCAATACGATCAGGTGAAACGTGGATACGATGAACCGGGTGATACGCCGCTGTACGTCAAGGAGGACTTCCCGATTCATGGACCAGTGAAGGGGGAGGTCTCAAACACAAAGGTCTACACGACTGTTGTGATTCTCCCGCCGGATGAAGACGATGATGCAAACCCGAGAGGATCACCACAACCGTTCCTGACGAATCTCGATGTCAGCGATGAAATCGCGTTGGACCGCCGATTGGCGCGCAAGGAAATTGAGCAGTACAGTGACCGTGGGGCGATTGAGAATTCGTACTCATCGATTAAGCAAGCGGCAGCGTGGACGACATCGAAAGAGATCGAAGTGCGGTGGTTCCACTTTGCGTTTGGGTGTGTGATCTATAATATGTGGCTCTTGGTGGACTTCCTCACCCAGGATCGTATCGGTGTAATTGAGACGCGGAAGAAACCGCGGATCTCGTTGTCACGATTTCTCAACTGGCTCGATAAGGAGCTGGTCACACTCATTTAA